A segment of the Dethiosulfovibrio peptidovorans genome:
TATGGGAGCTTCAAAGGCTCACGATGCTCTTTTAGAGAAGAAAGACTTTGACGAAAACCCGGGGTGGTCGCTGGCGTGGAACCTCTATCGTCAGTTGGAGATGAAGCGTTCCACCACGGTGTTTATGCCCTACGGTGATCGAATGGAGCGGCTTGCCGAGTGGTTCTGTCAACTGTGGGCTGAGAGCTTGGGCAAAGAGGGAATGGGTTTTACTCCTCAGAGAGCTTTGGGAGCTGTGGATCAACACTCCCAGCTTCAACTCTATTCCCAGGGTCCTGACGACAAGTGTTACGTTGTTGTGGGGCTGGAGCCTCGAAAAAGTTCACCGCTGAAGATTGGCGATGAACTGTGCCTTCAGGAGTTGGCCTATATGGGTGACCTGTCCCAACAGGAACTCTTGAGCCACGAGCGACGAGCGGTGATGGCTGTTCTTGCCGGCGAGGGGAAGCCTGTCTTTTCGATTACCATGGAGAGATTAGACGCTCGTACCCTGGGTGGGCTGATCTTTTTCCTCGAATACGTGACGGCTCTGACTGGGCGGCTCATGAACGTTCAGCCCTTTGACCAGCCTGGTGTCGAGTTGGGAAAAAAATTTGCCAACGGATTAGCCGGTCGCAAGGAGGACCAGACATACGCTGAGATCGTGAGAGAGGTGGAGGAGCGAACCCTGACGACGAAGGTAGAGCTCTGAGGTTAAGGCTCCTCAAGCACCCATCGATCCTTCTCGTCTATGGACCGAAGGGCGTGAAGGATATTTTGCCGGATATCGGGAAAACGAGTCTGAAGCTCTGCCATGAGAGATTTGGTTCGGCTGCGCTCGGTTTTGAGGGAAAAGGGACATGTGTAGGGGAGCAGGGGAAGCTCCAAACGTCGAACCTCGTCGAGAATGGCTTTTTCCGTGAGATAGATCAGAGGACGAATCACCGTAACCCCTGAATTGCTCTGCCAAAGCTTAGGTTGAAAGGCCCGAAAGCGACCGGTCCGAAAAAGATTCATAAGGGCAGTCTCCACGGCATCGTCGAGACTGTGCCCCAGGGCTACGACGGCAGCGTCCATTTCCTTGATGGTACTGTTGAGGATTCCTCGTCTCATGTTGGCGCAGAAGCTGCAGGGAGATCGTTCATCTCGCAGGCTCATGATATCCTCTATGGGGTGGCGCACGACCCGATAAGGGATACCTAACCTCTCGCAGAAATTGGTCATGGGGGCTACGTTCCAACGTCCTCCAGTGACGTCCACCGTGCATGCTGAGAGCCGAAACGACACGGGACTCCATCTTTGAATGGATTTTAAGGCACTCAAGAGAAACACGCTGTCTTTTCCTCCCGAGAGACCGACCACTACATGATTTCCTTGAGAGATCATCCCAAAATCGTGAATGGCCTTTCCAATCTTTCCTCTGGTTTTTTTGCTCATAATGGGGATCATCGCATCTCTCCTTGTGACGATGTATTGTGTGCGCAGCAAATACTGAGTATCCGTAGTTTGCCAAAGGTACATATAACTAAAGGAGAAAGATCAGGGAAGCCGATCTTCCTCCTTGATTATTGAGCTTGTGACGGTCAGTTTTTATGACTATTAATACTGAGAACCGTTTGCCGCGTTCTGAGTCTTGTTCAGGGCAGCAAAAATATTGGCCATGGAGGCCATCTGGGCTTGCATCTTGGCCATGCGCCTCTCCATGGAGGAATATTGTTTGTACATGTTCAGTTGCTGGGTACTCAGGCGCGCCTCAAAATTCTTGATTCGTTTCTGGATCTGACTGACCTCGTTCTCCCAGGTGTTGATCTGGCTTTGGACGCTCCCCTTCTTTACGACCGCGCCTCCTATCTCGACCGTTTTGGTGCTTATGACGCCGTCGAGATATTCGTCTACTTTCTTGACTGCAGCGGCTACGGTTTTCTGAACCATCTTGGGGTCAGCGGTCATGGCCTCCATAAACTTTTTTGTGTCGAACTCCAGCTTTCCGCTCTTACCGAAGTCGACTTTCTCTGTTGTGATCCCAAGGGCACTCAGGTAGTCGAGTCCCGTCGTCTGGGTTTCGCCATTCTCCCCTTGTGTTTGTTCACTCATACGTTCTGAGAGGATTCTTCGGAGGTCCGACTTGGTTCGCCACAGGATAGGATCACCAGCCAGAAGCCCTTTTCGCCTCTTGAGGTCATCCTCCGGTTTAGCGATGACGTCCGCTCCACCAGGCTTTTCCGAGTAGTTGTACGTTTTTTCCTTGCCTCGGATATTTATATAGTCCATAAGCTCATTGTAGCCCTCGACGAAAGACTGAATGGACTCGACGGCTTTTTGAGCGTTCAGGTTGATTTCAAGGTCCACCTCACCGGGACCTTTCAAGTGAAGTTTAGCTCCGCCGATCAAATCCTCGATGTCGTTGGATGAGCGGGTTACGTCGATACCGTTCACCGTCAGCGAGGCGTCAACAGGTGCTGTATGGTGTATAACATCCTCTGTGAGGATACCCAATGAGTCCAGCAAGGAGTTTGCGTTGGTCGAGTAGTCAACTGAATACACCTGACCGTCCGCAGGTCTGGTGCCTCCCAACCAATGGACCGCAAGTTTTGAGCCGTCGTCGGGGTCAGTTACGATCTCGTAGTCGGTCCCTTGGACATACCCGGCGATGTTCACTGTGTTGAGATCAAGGTCAGTGCCGACCAACGTGTCGTAGTCGTCTCCGGCGTCTCTGGTGAGGGATTCGGACTGGCTGTCTCGAATTTCGTAGATACCGAAGGTATTGGCGTCGTACTCGTACTTGACGTTATATTGGCTCTCCTCGGCGGGGCGGTTGGTTGTGAGCCATCTGATGTTATAGCCACCTGTAACACTATCGGGCTCCACATCGAAGTCGATCCCCCTCAGGTAGGCTACTTCCTCCGTTGTTCCGTCGTCTTTTTTCTTGGTGACGGTGATGTCGCCTATAGAAACAGGGTCGATGGCGTTTGCTCCCAAAGTGTCGATGTCACCGGCACCGCGGGTCACATGTTCTGTAAACGTCTCCCCTCCAAGTCCTGGCTCCTTGCTCTCGATAACAAGCCTGTTATCGACCAGATAGGCATCGACACCGACGTTTGACTGGCGTATCTTTTCGGCTACGCTTCTCAGAGAGTCGCTCGAGGCGTATGTGATCTCTGTAGCCTTGGTTCCGCACCGGAGAAAAAATGAACCGGACTTGTCGAGTCCTACGCTGACGCTCTCCTGTCTGTCCGAGATGCGGCGTTCGGCTATAGCGAGGCTGTTCACTTTGATACGCCATTTGTCGATCTGGGCCGATGGGTCCAGCTCCACCTTCATGATACTTTCAGGGGGTTGAGATCCGCCGATGGTTATCAGTTCGGGAGTCTTTGCCGTAAAGGTCGATTTCAGCTTGAGAGGGTCGAGAGCCTTCTTTATGCCCTTTGTCCCAGCGGCGAACTCCTGATAGAGAAAGATCTTGTCGTTGAGAAGCTGTATTCGGTCAAACCAAGGTGTCTCCCTCTTTCGAGCCTGCTCCATCTGTTTATCTATGATGCCTCCCCAGTCGAGTCCTGAAGCCAGACCGGTCATCTGGGTTAACGGCATGTTATTGACTGGCATTGCGCCACCTCCTGCGGGCTGTCCCCGCTTGATGTCAAATGTTATATGTGTATCGGTTCTGAGTACCCCGTTCTTGAGAAGATCCACTATATCTAAACTCCATGCTACAATACCATAATGAGAGCCATTGTGGAAATATTGCACATCACATCTGCGAGATCACGGGCTTGTTGACATGTGATAAAGTGAGTATCTCTTTTGAGAGGTGTCTGTATGGACGTGTGTATTGACGGAGTCCCCTTTTTGATTCGTCACGGCGACAGCCTCCCCAGACAGGAGCAGCTTGATGTTGTTTTGGAGGAACTGGCTGCTCGAGGAGTAGTGCTGAAAGAGATCGTCGCCCATGGCGAGGCTATGGGCGACGAGGGATTCCTTTCTCTTCCTTGTGGTGTGTCCGTGAATTTTATCTCCGATTCCAAGGAGGCTCTCTGCCTCGAAGTCCTGGCCGAGGTTCAGGGGACTGCTGAGGAGTGTCATTGTCTGGCCGATCGGTGTTTGAAAGGTCAGGGGGCCATGGGTGACGAGATAGACTGGACCCGGCGGATGGAGTGGCTTGTTCGGGTTCTCTTCGAACTGGGAGAGGTCGACGACGATCATGGGTGGTCCGATCAGGTACAGGCTCTTGGAGATGCTCTGGCCCGATGGAGAGATGCACCTGTATCGTTACGAACCGATGGTCTTCGGATCGTTGTGGATGAGATGGACATTCTGATGGAGCGTCTGTCTCAAGGAGGAGCCTGAGGTGTCTCTTCGAAAGGGCCTGGCCCTTTTCTTTTTGTTCTCTTTCGGTGTGAGCAGCGCAATTTTGATCTTCAGTGTGGATGGGAACACCTGGACGACAATCCTTCATGCCCGTAA
Coding sequences within it:
- a CDS encoding glucose-6-phosphate isomerase; amino-acid sequence: MFSMTFFNGKIPSVEDRLKIKEAAHWIEQGMEERKEGFGWLWLPSEDPAVLLEVAQWLRSFNALVQVGIGGSSLGNLMLHQALLPPYYNELSTEQRGAPRFYMADNLDEEENQAIWNALDLDRSGFIVVSKSGRTLETMANFLFFWERLKDRLGPKAASRVVVITDQKAGLLRQFVLETGCRSLSLPRDVGGRYSVLSSVGLLSAAALGIDVRGLLMGASKAHDALLEKKDFDENPGWSLAWNLYRQLEMKRSTTVFMPYGDRMERLAEWFCQLWAESLGKEGMGFTPQRALGAVDQHSQLQLYSQGPDDKCYVVVGLEPRKSSPLKIGDELCLQELAYMGDLSQQELLSHERRAVMAVLAGEGKPVFSITMERLDARTLGGLIFFLEYVTALTGRLMNVQPFDQPGVELGKKFANGLAGRKEDQTYAEIVREVEERTLTTKVEL
- a CDS encoding tRNA 2-thiocytidine(32) synthetase TtcA produces the protein MIPIMSKKTRGKIGKAIHDFGMISQGNHVVVGLSGGKDSVFLLSALKSIQRWSPVSFRLSACTVDVTGGRWNVAPMTNFCERLGIPYRVVRHPIEDIMSLRDERSPCSFCANMRRGILNSTIKEMDAAVVALGHSLDDAVETALMNLFRTGRFRAFQPKLWQSNSGVTVIRPLIYLTEKAILDEVRRLELPLLPYTCPFSLKTERSRTKSLMAELQTRFPDIRQNILHALRSIDEKDRWVLEEP